From a single Petrotoga sp. 9PW.55.5.1 genomic region:
- a CDS encoding pseudouridine synthase: MTLQKALQLISLSRRGASEYILNKGVKVNEKIVKEPWYQLKTDDSIEFENKKYSFSLLKKISENKVYYLLNKPKWVLCTFKDDFGRKTIYDLIKGKIEEKVFYVGRLDYDASGVILLTNDGEIANYLLRPENKVTKVYEVLINAVPTQKEISKLENGITLETGYKTLKSKVRIIKKQGDKSILQISINEGKKRQIKLMVKALGYKVLELKRVKFGPWSIDLVPKAGDIKKLKIEEVERL, encoded by the coding sequence ATGACGTTACAAAAAGCGCTTCAGTTAATATCGCTAAGTAGAAGAGGGGCCTCTGAGTATATATTAAATAAGGGTGTAAAAGTAAATGAAAAAATAGTCAAAGAACCTTGGTATCAATTAAAAACAGATGATTCCATAGAATTTGAAAATAAAAAATACAGTTTTTCACTATTAAAAAAGATATCTGAAAACAAAGTATACTACCTACTAAACAAACCAAAATGGGTATTATGCACTTTTAAAGATGATTTTGGAAGAAAAACGATATACGATTTAATAAAAGGAAAGATAGAAGAAAAAGTCTTTTACGTTGGACGTCTTGATTATGATGCAAGTGGTGTTATTCTTCTAACTAACGATGGTGAGATTGCAAACTACCTATTAAGGCCTGAAAATAAGGTAACAAAAGTCTATGAGGTTCTAATAAATGCTGTACCTACACAAAAAGAAATCAGTAAGTTAGAAAACGGAATAACTTTAGAAACAGGTTATAAAACGTTGAAATCTAAAGTAAGAATAATAAAAAAGCAAGGCGATAAATCTATACTCCAAATAAGTATAAACGAAGGCAAAAAAAGACAGATAAAATTGATGGTAAAAGCTTTAGGTTATAAAGTTTTGGAACTAAAAAGAGTAAAGTTTGGTCCATGGAGTATAGATCTAGTACCCAAAGCTGGGGATATAAAAAAGTTGAAAATTGAAGAGGTTGAAAGACTGTAA
- a CDS encoding SMC-Scp complex subunit ScpB, giving the protein MNIDKKDKIDVEIRMIEALIFSKPNGISFKEISKRLNIKSDDLRDYMNEIVYHYIGDQHGVELVKIGNKYRFEIKPEIKSMIFPNIRKLELTETQFEVLAILFMNGDSRAIEIEKTRGKNSYHQLKKLLDYDLVKKIKKDNHTYYKLSEKFYELLPDETLKKLEAMKKNDVTKSASVNIAK; this is encoded by the coding sequence ATGAATATAGATAAAAAAGATAAGATAGATGTTGAAATAAGAATGATAGAAGCGCTTATTTTTTCTAAGCCAAATGGGATAAGTTTTAAAGAAATATCCAAAAGGTTAAATATTAAAAGCGACGATCTAAGAGATTATATGAATGAAATTGTTTATCATTATATAGGGGATCAACATGGAGTAGAACTTGTCAAAATTGGGAATAAGTACCGGTTTGAGATAAAACCCGAAATAAAATCAATGATATTTCCAAATATAAGAAAATTAGAGCTTACAGAAACTCAATTTGAAGTTCTTGCAATTTTGTTTATGAATGGAGATAGTAGAGCCATTGAAATTGAAAAAACGAGGGGTAAAAATAGTTATCATCAACTAAAAAAATTACTGGATTATGACTTGGTAAAAAAAATAAAAAAAGACAATCATACATACTACAAACTAAGTGAAAAGTTTTATGAACTTTTACCCGATGAAACTTTAAAAAAATTGGAGGCAATGAAGAAAAATGACGTTACAAAAAGCGCTTCAGTTAATATCGCTAAGTAG
- a CDS encoding segregation/condensation protein A: MFSGPFNKLVELVKEKKIPVRKISVSYISDIFVDYVNNNFQDLNSIGEFLELASYLTFLKSKEILPNSHKDKEFKKHREYIYTTIENYDIIKKAQEVIKNNFGKEKKKPIKVKNKASMEKEDVKYQLVKFFDDYISKQKKLEIIKEAYRIEDAIEFLEKKEHFNSFDLFEYSKHNKLNFLVMFLASLILVNRGFFDYSNGYFIKSSNKHLGSDPNEYR; this comes from the coding sequence GTGTTTTCAGGACCTTTTAATAAGCTTGTTGAATTAGTAAAAGAAAAGAAGATACCAGTTAGAAAGATATCAGTAAGTTATATTTCTGATATTTTTGTTGATTACGTTAACAATAACTTTCAGGATTTAAATTCAATCGGAGAATTTTTAGAATTAGCTTCATATCTAACTTTTTTAAAATCAAAAGAAATTTTACCTAACTCACATAAAGACAAAGAATTTAAAAAACACAGGGAATATATATACACAACTATTGAAAATTACGATATCATAAAAAAGGCACAAGAAGTAATAAAGAACAATTTTGGAAAAGAAAAAAAGAAACCTATTAAAGTTAAAAATAAGGCATCAATGGAAAAAGAAGACGTTAAATACCAATTAGTAAAATTTTTTGATGATTATATATCAAAACAAAAAAAATTAGAAATAATCAAAGAAGCTTATCGTATAGAAGATGCTATAGAATTTTTAGAAAAAAAAGAGCATTTTAATTCATTTGATTTATTTGAATACTCAAAACACAACAAATTGAACTTTTTGGTAATGTTTTTAGCTTCTTTAATTCTTGTTAACCGAGGTTTTTTTGATTATAGCAATGGATACTTCATTAAATCATCTAATAAACATCTTGGAAGTGATCCCAATGAATATAGATAA
- the trpS gene encoding tryptophan--tRNA ligase codes for MTVVSGMRATGKLHIGNFVTLENWVEIQNKSNENFFFVADWHALTSHYDTPEIIETSTLDIIRHYIAVGLDPEKSVLFIQSAIKEHAELYLLFGMISSVSRLERIPTYKEQINNISNKDLTNLGFLGYPVLQAADILIYKGDRVPVGEDQIYHLEFTRDIARKFNMTYKEIFPESQPIISKVPKLPGTDGRKMSKSYGNIINIETNEKELKEKILPMMTDPARKRRTDSGNPEKCPVWDYHKAFTPSQEEKDWVTKGCTTAGIGCIDCKKLLIKNMKKRLEPVWDKLANTTLQDAKNIALEGNEKARKVAEQTMKEVREAMHLKW; via the coding sequence ATGACTGTAGTAAGTGGAATGAGGGCAACGGGAAAATTACATATTGGAAATTTCGTGACTTTAGAAAATTGGGTTGAAATACAAAATAAATCGAATGAAAACTTCTTCTTTGTAGCCGATTGGCACGCACTAACTTCTCATTATGATACACCAGAGATTATAGAAACATCAACACTTGATATTATAAGGCATTATATAGCAGTTGGTCTAGACCCTGAAAAAAGTGTTTTATTTATACAATCGGCAATAAAAGAACATGCTGAACTTTATCTCCTTTTTGGCATGATATCTTCTGTTTCCCGATTGGAAAGAATCCCAACATACAAAGAACAGATTAATAATATTTCAAACAAAGATCTTACAAATTTAGGCTTTTTAGGTTATCCAGTTTTGCAAGCAGCTGATATATTAATATATAAAGGTGACAGGGTCCCTGTTGGAGAAGATCAAATTTATCATCTTGAATTCACAAGAGACATAGCAAGAAAATTCAACATGACCTACAAAGAGATATTTCCTGAATCTCAGCCTATAATATCAAAAGTTCCCAAACTTCCTGGAACAGATGGAAGAAAGATGTCCAAAAGTTATGGAAATATAATAAATATTGAAACGAATGAAAAAGAGCTAAAAGAAAAAATATTACCCATGATGACTGACCCTGCTAGAAAAAGAAGAACAGACTCCGGAAATCCTGAAAAATGCCCTGTATGGGATTATCATAAAGCCTTTACACCTTCCCAAGAAGAAAAAGATTGGGTAACAAAAGGATGCACAACCGCAGGTATAGGATGTATAGACTGTAAAAAGTTGTTGATAAAAAACATGAAAAAAAGGTTAGAACCTGTTTGGGATAAACTCGCAAATACAACCCTTCAAGACGCTAAAAATATAGCTTTAGAAGGTAATGAGAAAGCAAGAAAAGTGGCTGAACAAACTATGAAAGAAGTAAGAGAAGCAATGCATTTAAAATGGTAG